In Myxococcus stipitatus, the following are encoded in one genomic region:
- a CDS encoding helix-turn-helix transcriptional regulator, producing MPWLAPSDPFDPDQQAAPVSGIASRLVRHDSGLHSHQRGQLLFAYAGSIRMALPGMISMVPPIRVAWIPPATPHRVLIRGEVEYRSIYLDTTRIVPPTEGAAILSMTPLLREVFERISHAPFNTDWDKGVAANLLAVCLDELRTARREPMLLPVPGDARLSRLNLDALPPELAELADLVGASARTLTRIFRRETGMNYQSWRQSWRLLKAVDLLASGARVTEVASELGFASDSAFIAFFRQMTGETPRRYLHGRT from the coding sequence GTGCCCTGGCTAGCGCCCAGTGACCCTTTCGACCCCGACCAGCAGGCGGCGCCGGTCAGCGGCATCGCCTCGAGGTTGGTGCGCCATGATTCGGGTCTGCACAGCCATCAACGGGGGCAGCTCCTCTTCGCCTATGCCGGCTCCATCCGCATGGCACTCCCCGGGATGATTTCGATGGTGCCGCCCATCCGGGTGGCATGGATTCCGCCGGCGACCCCGCACCGCGTGTTGATTCGCGGTGAGGTGGAGTATCGCTCGATCTACCTCGACACGACCCGCATCGTGCCTCCGACCGAGGGCGCCGCAATCCTGTCGATGACACCGCTCCTGCGTGAGGTGTTCGAGCGAATCAGCCATGCGCCTTTCAACACCGACTGGGACAAGGGGGTGGCGGCGAACCTGCTGGCGGTCTGTCTCGATGAGCTGCGGACGGCGCGGCGCGAGCCGATGCTCTTGCCCGTGCCGGGCGATGCGCGGCTCTCGCGGCTCAATCTGGACGCGTTGCCGCCCGAACTCGCCGAGCTCGCGGACCTGGTGGGCGCCAGTGCACGTACGCTCACCCGCATCTTCCGGCGCGAGACGGGAATGAACTACCAATCCTGGCGGCAGAGCTGGCGGCTCTTGAAGGCGGTGGACTTGCTGGCTTCGGGAGCGCGCGTGACCGAGGTGGCCTCCGAGCTGGGCTTCGCCAGCGACAGCGCCTTCATCGCCTTCTTCCGTCAGATGACCGGCGAGACGCCCAGGCGGTATCTGCACGGCAGGACGTGA
- a CDS encoding TrmB family transcriptional regulator: MDADEGLVALGFTEVEARVYCELLKGSPATGYRLAQTLGKAPPSIYQALASLELKGAVLVEEGEPRSFRPVPPDEVLAALQRGFESRSREAADALRKLHAPSQGDRIYHLKSTAQVMERARAMISGATEQLLFDLFPPPFDALAPVLTQASARGISIAGLVYDETPKMPFDCVRSSDAAFVRERWPGAQLTLVVDAREFLVALLTADGTGIKQAIWSDSVYLACLQHSGLSAEVRLSAPPSARARLARSSSLIGSSPPGLRQLVGKPPSSSKRGDPS, encoded by the coding sequence ATGGACGCGGATGAAGGGCTCGTGGCCCTTGGATTCACGGAGGTCGAAGCGCGGGTGTACTGCGAGTTGCTGAAGGGCTCGCCCGCCACCGGGTACCGGCTCGCGCAGACGCTGGGCAAGGCGCCTCCGAGCATCTATCAGGCGCTCGCCTCGCTCGAGCTCAAGGGCGCGGTGCTCGTCGAGGAGGGAGAGCCCCGCTCCTTCCGGCCCGTTCCTCCGGACGAGGTGCTCGCCGCGCTCCAGCGGGGCTTCGAGTCGCGAAGCCGCGAGGCCGCGGATGCGCTGCGCAAGCTGCATGCCCCCTCGCAGGGCGACCGCATCTACCATCTCAAGAGCACCGCGCAGGTGATGGAGCGCGCTCGCGCGATGATCTCCGGCGCGACCGAGCAGCTGCTCTTCGATCTGTTCCCGCCCCCCTTCGATGCGCTGGCCCCCGTGCTCACGCAAGCGAGCGCTCGGGGCATCTCCATCGCGGGGCTCGTCTATGACGAGACGCCGAAGATGCCGTTCGACTGTGTGCGCTCGTCCGACGCGGCCTTCGTGCGGGAGCGCTGGCCGGGCGCGCAGCTCACGCTCGTGGTCGACGCTCGCGAGTTCCTGGTGGCCTTGCTCACGGCCGATGGCACGGGCATCAAGCAGGCCATCTGGAGCGACAGTGTTTATCTCGCGTGCTTGCAGCACAGCGGGCTGTCCGCGGAGGTCCGCTTGAGTGCTCCCCCTTCCGCGCGCGCACGGCTGGCGCGGTCCAGTTCCCTCATCGGCTCGAGCCCCCCTGGCCTGCGCCAGCTCGTGGGAAAGCCCCCTTCTTCCTCCAAGCGTGGAGACCCCTCATGA
- a CDS encoding MFS transporter: MSRRPPLLLALLLLSFPQFVETIYSPALPLIAASYRVPPAEAGQTLSLWFAAFAFGVVAWGRLADLWGRRPALLAGLALYATGAVWAMVTDDFSQVLAARLVSAFGAAVGSIITQTALRDSHAGPELGRVFAVLGLALAISPAVGLFAGQLLAAKAGHSGVFAALGLLAVLVLGLSLWRWPETRPATVAVAPFWPTFRVMLRDPGIWRSTLLIASFNAAIFSWYQLGPFRFAGMESPWLSFGQSGFLLAAGALTGALLNRALLRRGWSAQALISFGVLLLAAGAVLVVLLAALLPRSLAFLSGVTLISAAYALAIPNVLAIALRAYADRLGTAGAILSLVYYNLLGAGLVLAGYGQRLDLALAVCALLAVFVKAAPRPS; encoded by the coding sequence ATGTCTCGCCGTCCGCCGCTCCTGCTCGCCCTCCTGCTCCTGAGCTTTCCGCAGTTCGTTGAGACCATCTACAGCCCGGCCTTGCCGCTCATCGCCGCGAGCTATCGCGTCCCCCCCGCCGAGGCGGGACAGACGCTGTCACTCTGGTTCGCGGCGTTCGCTTTCGGCGTGGTGGCCTGGGGCCGGCTCGCGGACCTCTGGGGCCGCCGCCCGGCGCTGCTCGCGGGCCTGGCGCTCTATGCGACAGGTGCGGTGTGGGCGATGGTCACCGATGATTTTTCACAGGTGCTGGCCGCACGGCTCGTGTCCGCCTTCGGGGCGGCGGTGGGTTCAATCATCACCCAGACCGCGCTGCGTGACAGCCATGCGGGGCCGGAGCTGGGCCGGGTCTTCGCGGTGCTGGGGCTGGCGCTGGCCATCAGCCCCGCGGTCGGCCTGTTCGCGGGCCAGCTGCTCGCGGCCAAGGCCGGTCACAGCGGCGTCTTCGCGGCGCTCGGCCTGCTCGCGGTGCTCGTCCTCGGGTTGAGCCTGTGGCGCTGGCCAGAGACCCGCCCCGCGACCGTGGCTGTCGCCCCGTTCTGGCCCACCTTCAGGGTCATGCTCCGCGACCCTGGAATCTGGCGAAGCACCCTGCTGATCGCCTCGTTCAATGCCGCGATCTTCTCCTGGTACCAGCTTGGCCCCTTCCGCTTCGCCGGGATGGAGTCCCCCTGGCTCTCATTCGGCCAGAGCGGCTTCCTGCTCGCCGCCGGTGCGCTGACAGGCGCACTGCTGAACCGTGCCCTGTTGCGACGCGGCTGGTCGGCGCAAGCGCTGATCTCGTTCGGCGTCCTCCTCCTGGCAGCGGGAGCCGTGCTCGTCGTCCTCCTCGCGGCGCTTCTGCCGCGAAGCCTGGCATTCCTGAGCGGCGTGACGCTGATTTCAGCCGCCTATGCCCTCGCGATTCCCAATGTGCTGGCCATCGCCCTGCGCGCCTATGCGGATCGGCTCGGGACCGCGGGCGCAATCCTGAGTCTCGTCTACTACAACCTCCTCGGCGCGGGACTCGTGCTCGCCGGCTACGGCCAGCGGCTTGACCTGGCCTTGGCGGTCTGCGCGTTGCTGGCGGTGTTCGTGAAAGCGGCCCCTCGCCCGTCTTGA
- a CDS encoding polysaccharide deacetylase family protein, with the protein MACTQATPPSEPAATAQRRDAVLTDAQLGDAWTDPPVPYRTVSLTFDDGPDDNPSSSFNTSWMIADYLRQQGIRATFFINGCRIDGSCPRFPNDPGNTTYLSELVRMGHRVASHTYKHDALPSQTPAQQIAALKVNQDILDPYITDGMYLFRAPGDNWGQSPIGGIDACGSASVVANSLRSEPALSKLSGPFCFDWDAHDWVCTDNHWTPEACADNYIGMGAYLDPTGSRTVNGLERGIIQMHDLSPSPGYGGTDWAYLFVVSLVEKLKAMPGTPYVFVPLDAYPGVRGMFSFPSPTPWTTTYLSDADNWNNDVGYYGTIRLGDINGDGKADVCGRGGSGLRCAVSKADGSMDTEALWLSTVSDMDGYKPAQYSTTFQLADIDHDGKADACIRGGAGYMCYRSLGTSFSPSPWLASEFSDANGWGGSEARHGSIRVGNVDGDANGYGDVCGRNATGQIVCSLFNGSGFSAATTWSTAFTASMWDSAQYATTFQLGDLNADGKADLCVRGPDGIRCGRSSGTRFATPTIWTQMAFDNAQGWGTSAARYKSIKLGDVDGDGRADVCGRHSTGLVCAFSTSTAFNNYRYVTNTHFGDAQGWSAEEYGSTLMLGDVNGDGRADLCARASTGLSCAMAPALLATYDATLKTGRCSTAQPSCDSGMFYEGRGTMHPEAQHPNTLNNSCADGSSVSLGYLKDASIERVRVMTVDRSTLAAGKTVRVEVSARASGAGEQLEIFTASNAASPTWVSLGTTSLPSAGFAWVTKTYTLPSGAQQAVRAVIRATSLSGSCPGGGFTDVDDLAFTVQ; encoded by the coding sequence ATGGCTTGCACCCAAGCCACCCCTCCGTCTGAACCCGCCGCGACGGCCCAGCGCCGCGATGCCGTCTTGACAGACGCGCAGCTCGGGGATGCCTGGACGGACCCTCCCGTGCCCTACCGGACCGTCTCCCTCACGTTCGATGACGGCCCGGACGACAATCCATCCAGCAGCTTCAATACCAGCTGGATGATTGCCGACTACCTGCGCCAGCAAGGGATTCGAGCGACGTTCTTCATCAACGGCTGCCGGATTGACGGCTCATGCCCTCGCTTCCCGAACGACCCGGGCAACACCACGTACCTCTCGGAGCTCGTCAGGATGGGCCACCGGGTGGCCAGTCACACGTACAAGCATGACGCGCTGCCATCGCAGACCCCGGCGCAACAGATTGCGGCCCTGAAGGTCAACCAGGACATCCTGGACCCCTACATCACCGACGGCATGTACCTCTTCCGAGCCCCTGGCGACAACTGGGGACAGAGCCCCATCGGGGGAATCGACGCGTGCGGCAGTGCCTCCGTGGTCGCCAACAGCCTCCGGAGCGAGCCCGCGCTGTCCAAGCTGAGTGGCCCGTTCTGTTTCGACTGGGACGCCCACGATTGGGTCTGCACGGACAACCACTGGACCCCCGAGGCGTGCGCGGACAACTACATCGGAATGGGTGCCTATCTGGATCCAACCGGGTCCCGGACCGTGAATGGCCTCGAGCGAGGCATCATCCAGATGCATGACTTGAGTCCTTCGCCCGGCTATGGCGGGACGGACTGGGCCTACCTCTTCGTGGTGTCCCTGGTCGAAAAGCTCAAGGCGATGCCCGGCACTCCGTATGTCTTCGTCCCGCTCGACGCCTATCCAGGCGTCCGGGGGATGTTCAGCTTTCCCTCCCCGACGCCTTGGACGACGACCTATCTGTCCGACGCGGACAACTGGAACAACGACGTCGGATACTACGGGACGATTCGGCTGGGAGACATCAACGGCGACGGCAAGGCGGACGTCTGCGGGCGTGGCGGTTCCGGCCTGAGGTGCGCCGTGTCCAAGGCGGATGGCTCCATGGACACCGAGGCCCTTTGGCTGAGCACGGTGTCGGACATGGATGGCTACAAGCCCGCGCAGTACAGCACGACGTTCCAGCTCGCGGACATCGACCATGACGGCAAGGCCGATGCCTGCATCCGCGGAGGCGCGGGCTACATGTGCTACCGGTCGCTCGGGACGTCGTTCTCCCCGTCCCCCTGGCTTGCCTCGGAGTTCTCCGATGCGAATGGGTGGGGAGGCTCGGAGGCGCGTCATGGCTCGATTCGCGTCGGCAACGTCGACGGGGACGCCAATGGCTATGGCGACGTCTGTGGCCGGAACGCGACGGGCCAGATTGTATGCAGCCTCTTCAACGGCTCGGGCTTCAGTGCCGCGACGACCTGGAGCACTGCCTTCACCGCCTCGATGTGGGACTCGGCACAGTACGCCACGACGTTTCAGCTCGGGGACCTGAACGCGGACGGAAAGGCCGACCTCTGCGTGCGGGGGCCTGATGGAATCCGGTGCGGCCGCTCCAGCGGCACCCGGTTCGCGACGCCGACGATCTGGACCCAGATGGCCTTCGACAATGCGCAGGGATGGGGGACCTCGGCGGCGCGCTACAAGTCCATCAAGCTCGGCGATGTCGACGGCGACGGGCGGGCGGATGTCTGCGGCAGGCATTCGACGGGGCTCGTCTGCGCCTTCTCGACGTCGACCGCATTCAACAACTACCGCTATGTCACCAACACGCACTTCGGTGATGCCCAGGGTTGGTCCGCCGAGGAGTATGGCTCCACGCTGATGCTCGGAGACGTCAACGGGGATGGACGGGCCGACCTCTGTGCTCGCGCGAGCACGGGGCTGAGCTGCGCGATGGCTCCCGCCCTGCTGGCCACGTACGACGCGACGCTGAAGACGGGCCGTTGCTCCACGGCGCAGCCCTCCTGTGACTCCGGCATGTTCTACGAGGGCCGAGGCACGATGCATCCCGAGGCTCAGCACCCCAACACGTTGAACAACTCCTGCGCGGATGGCTCCTCCGTCTCGCTGGGATACCTCAAGGATGCCTCCATCGAGCGCGTCCGGGTGATGACGGTCGACAGGAGCACGCTCGCGGCGGGCAAGACGGTGCGCGTGGAGGTCAGCGCCCGCGCGTCCGGGGCTGGAGAGCAGTTGGAGATCTTCACGGCGTCCAACGCGGCCAGCCCGACGTGGGTGAGCCTGGGGACGACCTCCTTGCCGAGCGCGGGGTTCGCGTGGGTGACGAAGACATACACGCTTCCGTCGGGCGCGCAGCAAGCGGTGCGAGCCGTCATCCGCGCCACCAGCCTCTCCGGCTCGTGCCCGGGTGGCGGATTCACGGACGTGGACGACCTGGCTTTCACGGTGCAGTGA
- a CDS encoding tetratricopeptide repeat protein — MSEASPLRPSLQALLVVLAALAVYAPSLGLGFVYDDFPLVEANPWIRSPAWLGDIFTQQVFGFVPNAEGSQAFYRPLVHVLLMAIHGVAGMATWAYHLAPVLLHATASLTVWALARRLATGSVAPTLVAGLLFAVHPVHVEPVAWVSALMDVSAATAGLGMLWMLTARPLTPRRAVAGAALWLAAALFKEPAVMLLPMLAAWELMTQGPPHAGVWRERALRFGPLGVAVLLYAVLRLNAVGWASVNSGWDTIPRGIAVLNAFPLLAHHANLLLWPSVLSVFHEFEPATSVLDGRVLAGVAVALGMGAGLVLLRRRAPAAWLSLAWLVLPLLPALHLRALSESAVAERYLYLPSAGLCLLVAFAWGTVTRLARPAVAWAFGLAVFLGATARTEAQLGTWKSDVSLWVNAVESSPGAVTPLLQLGDALLRAGEPEEAILALERARVLKPEHQNAASQLARAYVDAGRPAEARELMKAAVRAHPKASGFHFVLGLAHKRLGEMEAARASFQETARLAPSTGVAWLELGEVLVELGRAAEALPPLEEALKNRADAPRAHRALAQAHRALNHEEQARAHEQRAQGIP, encoded by the coding sequence GTGTCCGAGGCGTCCCCGCTCCGTCCCAGCCTCCAGGCCCTGCTCGTCGTGCTGGCGGCGCTCGCGGTGTACGCCCCGTCGCTGGGGCTGGGCTTCGTCTACGACGACTTCCCGCTGGTGGAGGCCAATCCCTGGATTCGCTCTCCCGCGTGGCTGGGGGACATCTTCACGCAGCAGGTCTTCGGCTTCGTTCCGAACGCCGAGGGAAGCCAGGCCTTCTACCGGCCTCTCGTGCACGTCCTCCTGATGGCCATCCACGGCGTGGCGGGGATGGCGACGTGGGCCTACCACCTGGCCCCCGTCCTGCTTCACGCCACGGCCTCGCTCACGGTGTGGGCGCTGGCGCGGCGGCTGGCCACGGGCTCGGTGGCCCCGACGCTCGTCGCGGGACTGCTCTTCGCCGTCCACCCCGTGCATGTAGAGCCCGTGGCGTGGGTGAGCGCGCTCATGGACGTGTCCGCTGCGACGGCGGGGCTGGGCATGTTGTGGATGCTCACGGCTCGTCCCCTGACGCCACGCCGCGCGGTGGCGGGGGCGGCGCTGTGGCTGGCGGCGGCGCTCTTCAAGGAGCCGGCGGTGATGCTGCTGCCCATGCTGGCCGCGTGGGAGCTGATGACCCAGGGTCCGCCGCACGCGGGGGTATGGCGGGAGCGAGCCCTGCGGTTCGGACCTCTCGGCGTCGCGGTGCTGCTCTACGCCGTGCTCCGGCTCAACGCGGTGGGCTGGGCCAGCGTGAACAGCGGCTGGGACACCATCCCGAGGGGAATCGCCGTCCTCAACGCCTTCCCCCTGTTGGCCCACCACGCGAACCTCCTCTTGTGGCCCTCGGTGCTGAGCGTCTTCCATGAGTTCGAGCCGGCGACATCGGTGCTCGACGGGCGAGTGCTCGCGGGAGTCGCGGTGGCGCTGGGAATGGGCGCCGGGCTCGTCCTGCTCCGGCGGCGCGCGCCGGCCGCGTGGTTGAGCCTCGCGTGGCTGGTGCTGCCTCTGTTGCCGGCGCTCCACCTCCGTGCGCTGAGCGAAAGCGCGGTGGCCGAGCGCTACCTGTATCTCCCCTCGGCGGGACTCTGTCTGCTCGTCGCCTTCGCATGGGGGACCGTGACGCGACTCGCACGCCCCGCGGTCGCGTGGGCCTTCGGGCTCGCCGTGTTCCTGGGGGCCACGGCCCGGACGGAGGCCCAGCTCGGCACGTGGAAGAGCGACGTGAGCTTGTGGGTGAACGCGGTGGAGTCCTCGCCCGGGGCGGTGACGCCGCTCCTCCAACTCGGAGATGCCCTGCTGCGGGCAGGCGAACCGGAGGAGGCCATCCTCGCCCTCGAGCGCGCACGCGTGCTCAAGCCCGAACACCAGAACGCCGCGAGCCAGCTCGCTCGAGCATACGTGGACGCGGGCCGGCCCGCCGAGGCACGGGAACTCATGAAGGCGGCGGTGCGAGCCCACCCGAAAGCCTCCGGGTTCCACTTCGTCCTGGGCCTCGCGCACAAGCGCCTGGGTGAGATGGAAGCGGCTCGCGCGTCCTTCCAGGAGACGGCGCGCCTGGCCCCGTCCACAGGCGTTGCGTGGCTGGAGCTGGGAGAGGTCCTCGTCGAACTCGGCCGCGCGGCCGAGGCACTGCCCCCGCTCGAGGAGGCACTGAAGAATCGCGCGGATGCGCCTCGCGCTCACCGGGCATTGGCCCAGGCCCACCGGGCGCTGAACCATGAGGAGCAGGCGCGCGCGCACGAACAGCGAGCACAAGGCATTCCTTAG
- a CDS encoding aspartyl protease family protein, whose protein sequence is MKRLIPLLMALTLVLLPGLSRADTLESLLARHLAWRGGDAFARLESIHGKGKTATGGLQGPIEVWSLRDGRIRVDVDYGVMRDVMAVTAEGGWKVNPSGQVEDSSPTDVRDARHRVALDFGTALRGGAGAKVVAQPDEQHDGRGWKVVRVTFGDEDLYDLFLNDADGALHGLRIREDNVTRFVRLGDWRQVQGVRMPFLEEELTDNPDSDSRTVVETLELNAPIAPTVFARPEDTRKATFAKGRRTTGFMPFEFFNENRVFIPAQVNGKATQVLLDSGAAMTVVDASYARELGLKTHGQIAAVGSGGQAPAQFASGVDIILGDLRLTGLTVVVIDLADVARQMGHPLPIILGKEAFNQLVVDVDFPNRRVAFHESASFKAPPRAVRLPLVESAGGQRAVQLSVEGRPAVPVLFDVGNGGALSLFPAYWQQAELLKGRRSSKTLSGAVGGLRERDVAILKSIQFAGVTLRNVPTVFDDAGNSISTSDRLSGNVGLAVLARFRMITDYATDTLMLVPDARALRQPFRRDRSGLIAIPSEGQLVVKLVAPGSPAATTDWKQGDEIVAIDGKAIGPDYSRSELSLWRYRPAGQTVVLTLKDGTKRRLTLSDYY, encoded by the coding sequence ATGAAACGCCTCATCCCCCTCTTGATGGCCCTGACCCTCGTCCTCCTCCCGGGCTTGTCCAGGGCGGACACGCTGGAGTCGCTCCTCGCGCGCCATCTCGCGTGGCGCGGTGGTGACGCCTTCGCGCGCCTGGAGAGCATCCACGGCAAGGGGAAGACCGCGACGGGTGGTCTCCAGGGCCCCATTGAGGTCTGGAGCCTTCGGGACGGACGAATCCGCGTGGATGTGGATTACGGCGTGATGCGTGACGTGATGGCCGTCACCGCCGAGGGCGGCTGGAAGGTGAACCCCAGCGGCCAGGTCGAGGATTCGTCGCCCACCGACGTTCGTGATGCGCGGCACCGGGTGGCCTTGGATTTCGGGACGGCCCTGCGAGGCGGCGCCGGCGCGAAGGTCGTCGCGCAACCCGATGAACAGCATGACGGCCGCGGCTGGAAGGTGGTGCGAGTCACCTTCGGCGACGAGGACCTCTATGACTTGTTCCTCAATGACGCCGATGGAGCGCTCCACGGCCTTCGCATCCGGGAGGACAACGTCACGCGCTTCGTGCGGTTGGGAGACTGGCGTCAGGTGCAAGGTGTCCGCATGCCCTTCCTCGAAGAGGAGCTCACGGACAACCCGGACTCGGACTCGCGGACGGTGGTGGAGACGCTGGAGCTGAACGCTCCCATCGCGCCCACGGTCTTCGCGCGCCCCGAGGACACCCGCAAGGCGACGTTCGCGAAGGGGCGGCGCACCACCGGTTTCATGCCCTTCGAGTTCTTCAACGAGAACCGCGTCTTCATCCCGGCCCAGGTGAACGGCAAGGCGACGCAGGTGCTGCTGGACAGTGGCGCCGCGATGACGGTGGTCGACGCGTCCTATGCGCGTGAGCTGGGGCTGAAGACGCACGGGCAGATCGCGGCGGTCGGCAGCGGCGGACAGGCGCCGGCCCAGTTCGCGAGCGGCGTGGATATCATCTTGGGTGACCTGCGGCTGACGGGGCTGACGGTGGTTGTCATCGACCTGGCCGATGTCGCGCGGCAGATGGGACACCCGCTGCCCATCATCCTGGGCAAGGAGGCCTTCAATCAGCTCGTCGTGGATGTGGACTTCCCGAACCGGCGCGTCGCCTTCCACGAATCCGCGAGCTTCAAGGCCCCGCCACGAGCGGTGCGCCTCCCGCTGGTCGAGTCCGCGGGTGGGCAGCGCGCGGTCCAACTCTCCGTCGAGGGCCGGCCCGCCGTCCCGGTGTTGTTCGACGTGGGCAATGGCGGCGCGCTCTCGCTCTTCCCCGCGTACTGGCAGCAGGCAGAGCTGCTGAAGGGCCGCCGCAGCTCCAAGACGCTGTCTGGCGCGGTGGGCGGGCTTCGCGAGCGAGATGTCGCGATTCTGAAGAGCATCCAGTTCGCGGGTGTCACCCTGCGCAACGTGCCCACGGTGTTCGACGACGCGGGTAACAGCATCTCCACCTCGGATCGCCTCTCTGGCAACGTGGGGCTCGCCGTCCTCGCCCGGTTCCGGATGATCACGGACTATGCGACCGACACGCTGATGCTCGTCCCCGATGCCCGCGCGCTGCGGCAGCCGTTCCGCAGGGACCGGTCCGGACTGATTGCCATCCCTTCCGAGGGCCAGCTCGTGGTGAAGCTCGTGGCTCCGGGGAGCCCCGCCGCCACCACCGATTGGAAGCAGGGCGATGAAATCGTGGCCATCGATGGCAAGGCCATCGGGCCTGACTACTCGCGCTCGGAGCTCTCTCTGTGGCGGTATCGCCCGGCGGGACAGACGGTGGTGCTCACGTTGAAGGACGGCACCAAGCGCCGGCTCACCCTGAGCGACTACTACTGA
- a CDS encoding class I SAM-dependent methyltransferase, with protein MGITMSPQEYAMAFRLVAATARHPENIARVVEERMLPGLVPRPSLLDVGAGSGKVAERLAPHFGSLTLLEPNREQIANLRLDKAKVLIEPLERYDSTEQHELVLCSHVLYHVPPSDWGGFIDRLLSFVRPGGYCLLIMAAGRGPAYELCRDFAETLNFGEMLLDTVRGKHLPHEVLPTMSGFAARTFEEMYTLCRFFVLEGCFTAEQLAAMDADTARELDRKLRVHAERCLGPDGVYRLEQDEEMILIPKS; from the coding sequence ATGGGAATCACGATGTCACCGCAGGAGTACGCCATGGCCTTCCGGTTGGTGGCGGCCACGGCTCGTCATCCGGAGAACATCGCGCGAGTCGTCGAGGAGCGGATGCTTCCGGGGCTCGTCCCCCGCCCTTCCCTGCTGGACGTGGGCGCGGGGTCGGGCAAGGTCGCCGAGCGGCTCGCGCCACACTTCGGCTCCCTCACGCTGCTCGAGCCCAATCGCGAGCAGATCGCCAACCTGCGGCTCGACAAGGCCAAGGTCCTCATCGAGCCCCTGGAGCGCTACGACTCCACGGAGCAGCACGAACTGGTCCTGTGCTCCCACGTCCTGTACCACGTGCCCCCTTCCGACTGGGGCGGGTTCATCGACAGGCTGCTCTCGTTCGTCCGGCCCGGAGGGTATTGTCTGCTCATCATGGCCGCGGGCCGTGGCCCCGCGTATGAGCTGTGCCGCGACTTCGCGGAGACCCTCAACTTCGGCGAGATGTTGCTGGACACCGTGCGAGGCAAACACCTGCCGCACGAGGTCCTCCCCACGATGAGTGGCTTCGCCGCACGGACCTTCGAGGAGATGTACACACTCTGCCGCTTCTTCGTGCTCGAAGGCTGCTTCACCGCGGAGCAGCTCGCGGCCATGGACGCGGACACGGCGCGCGAGCTCGACAGGAAGCTCCGCGTTCATGCCGAGCGGTGCCTCGGCCCTGACGGCGTCTATCGCCTGGAGCAGGATGAGGAGATGATCCTCATCCCCAAGTCCTGA